CTTGATTCTACTTTTAAACTCTTTAAAACCCGACAATACTTGATTTTTGTTGACAAAACTTGAAAATCCGACATTGCCGTAAAAATCAATCCTAAGATAGTATCCCCGAGTTTAATGTATTGCTGTTCTTCTGATTAGCCCATTAGTGGTCTTAAATTTTATAGTGTTAAATGGGAGGATTCCGATTATTCGGATTCACTCAAGTTACAATTGTAGCTGATTGGGTTCCACAAAGCTTCCATCCATAAAATTAACAAATAAAACAATTGTCAATCATATAATCTAATCAAATGATTGGATATATTTGTTATATGGATGGTACCGGATGGGATGATAAGTGAAAAAACTACAAGATGAATATAAACGTTCATGAAAAAGCGGTCAAATGAAAAATAAAAAGAATATGCAATGGGAAGAAAAGCTAAGTAAAGCCTTTGGTCTTAATGAATCCAAATGGGTTAACCATGCCAATCCGTGGAGTGTCTATACCAGATTTTTTATTCCCGTGCTACTTGTTTTGGTAATTTGGTCAAGGGTTTGGCTAGGTATCTTTTGCCTAATCCCAATTGGGGTCGTTATTGTATGGAACTTTATTAATCCACTGATTTTTCCACACCCAAAATCTACCAAGAACTGGGCAAGCAAGTGTACGTTCGGCGAGAGAATATGGATAAAAAGGAAGGAATATGCCATTCCAAAAAGACATGTCAAGTTCCCCAATTGGCTTATGGTATTCTCAGCATTCAGTCTGCCGTTTCTGGTGCACGGGCTTTACCATTTGGACATTTGGACCACGATAGCCGGTCTTTTGATTATGGCCGCTGGGAAAGCTTGGTTTTTGGACCGTATGGTCTGGCTATATGAAGACATGAAAGAAGGAAGCGAGGAATTCGCTAAATGGGAATACCCCCAACAAACATGACCGTTTCGAGTTGGGGAACGGCAATTGATGTCGTAAGAAATCGAATGTACGCTGAAAGCACTATAATTATGAACAATGTTGAGCTCTTGCAACAGATAGCGGGAATAGCTTAACCTTATATCTGTGGGTAGGCACCAAAAAAATGACATGACATAGTCTATAAGTAATAGTGTCCTATGGATTACCCTGGTTCGTGGAAACAACCTTGTGATCGATCTTGAAGAGGAAAGATAATTGTAAGGAAAATAAACTGTAAAATACTGAAGTTATGAAAGTTTTAGTCCCTTTTGATTTTTCAGAAGAATCAACAAATGCATTAAGGCTTGGCAAAGAATTGGCCGGTAAGTTGGGGGTGGATTTAAAGGTGTTCCATTCACTTGGAATGCCTAACTTCCTGTACAGTGTATCGGAGAAAATGGATAGCCTGAAAGAGAGTCTTTTGACAGTTGCCGAATTGGAATTAAACAAAGTTTTGAACGAACTTTTTGATAATCCCAAAAATATTGAGGTTGAGATATGTGAAGGTTCCACATCGTCGAGAATTTTGAAAAATACCTATGACAAGGATGTTTTTTTAACCATTCTTGGCCGTAAAGACCAGGTTATTCCCAACAAAGTAGGATCCACAACCAGGGATGTTATCAGATATGCCAACGGTTCCGTAATTTCTATAAAAGAAAAGTTGGCAGTGAAGTCGATCAAGAACATCTTGGTTGTAACGGACTTTTCGTCAACCCCAATAAATGCCATGTATGCTGTCAAGAAAATCCAAAAAATCAATAATGCACAATTAAAACTTCTTAATGTAAATACCATGGAGGATTGGTCATCCACCAAAGAGGTAATAGTAAAGATGAAGGAGTTTTGCAAAATACATAGCTTAACTAACGTTGATTTGCAGGTTATAAATGACAATACTTTCGAACAAGGGGTCCTGAACGAGCTCAAAGCAAATTCTTACAATTTAATGGCCATAAGGATAGTCCGACCGGAAAGCAATATCAACTTGCCGGAGGAACGTGTGGGCATTGAACGCTTAATGGACAACACCAATGTTCCTATAATGACTTATGCGCATCATAGTCCGTATTGATTGTTTTTACCGGCTCTAATTCCGGTTTGTACTAGAGCTCAAAATCCTCCTTTTAAAGAAAATTGCCCTAAGATTCCAAGTGTCGCTACCACGATTGTCCGTTGAAGGGGAAGTAGCATAATTTGAACTTTGCTTGGGATTGGTTTTGCTTTGGCCCAGGTTAATCCGGGATATTCCAGTTTCATCAAAATACCTCGTTGTCACTAGCTCTGGGGGCTTAGGTTTGCCCTAAATCCAAAGAATGAAAGGAATATGTTTGGCTGTATTGTTGACGCTCTGCCAGAGCATTCACGCCCAAAAAGAATATACCTTGAGTGGTTTCGTAAAAGACGCAGGGTCTGGGGAAGCATTGTACGGGGTAGATGTAATTGTGGGCCCCTCAAACGGAACGACCACCAATGAGTATGGGTTTTATTCCATAACCGTCCCTGTAGGAACTTATACATTAAGCATTGGATATTTGGGGTTCACCACGATTACCACGGAAATAAACCTTGACCAGGACATTAAGAGGGATTTTGAATTGACGGAGCAAACCAATGAATTGGATGAAGTGGTGGTAACCTTAAAGTCGTTAAAGCGAACTGCAGATGTACAATCCACGGAGATGAGCGTGGTGGCACTGAAGGCACAGACCATTCAAAAGCTTCCGGCAATTTTGGGCGAACCCGACGTACTCAAATCCATTCAGTTGCTCCCCGGTGTTTCCAGTGTAAACGAGGCTGCCAATGGATTTAACGTCAGGGGTGGCTCAGCAGATCAGAATCTTGTACTGCTTGATGAGGGAATCATTTACAACGCATCTCACTTGTTCGGTTTTTTCTCGGTTTTTAACACCAATGCCGTTTCAGATGTCAAACTGTATAAAGGCGGCATTCCATCATTGTATGGCGGTAGGTTGTCCTCTGTTTTGGATATTAAACAACGAGAAGGCAACAGTAAAGAGTTTAAAGGATTGGCCGGTATTGGCCTAATTTCAGGTAATGTCTTGGTCGAAGGTCCCATTAATAAGAAAGGGCGCGATAAAGGCAAGGGGTCCTATATGGTTGCTGGGAGACGTTCATGGCTGGATTTGTTCACATTTCTATCGAGTGAGTTCAACGATACCAAGCTCTTTTTCTATGACCTTAACTTAAAGGCTAATTATTCACTTAATGAGAACAATCGCCTATATCTTTCCGGATATTTTGGCAGGGACAACTTTGAGATAGACGAACTTTTGGGCACTATTTGGGGCAATGCATCGGGAACGTTGCGATGGACCAGTCTTTTTAATGAAAAGCTTTTCTTTCAAACCTCCGCAGTTTACAGCAGCTACGACTACAATCTGGACAATCTAAGATCGGGGTCTGAGTTCCGCTGGCAATCCAACATTACCAATTTCAACCTAAAACCCAGGCTTACCTGGTATATTAACGGCAATAATACGTTAAGGCTTGGAGGGGAGGGTACTTATTATAATTTTAAGCCGGGGGAAATATCCCCCTTGAATGATTCTCCCATTAACCCGGAAACGTTCCGTGAGAAGTTTGCATTGGAATCGGGGGCCTATCTCGATTTTGAACAAAAGCTCTCGGAAAAGATTAGTTTACGTTACGGGGTACGATGGTCCAACTTTCAACGATTGGGTAGGGAGGAAATCAATCAATATGCCAATGGTGCTCCACTGACCTATAATCCTACATTTGACCAGTACGAACGAAATCAAGTCATTGGTAAGGAAGTATTCGGTTCCGGAGATGTCATAGAAAGCTATAACGGTCTGGAACCCAGATTTTCTGCCAGGTACCTTATCAATGATGGCAACTCCCTAAAGTTAAGTTATAATAGAATGTATCAATACTTGCATTTGATATCCAATACAACATCGGCTACCCCACTCGATGTCTGGGCACCCAGTGGTCCTTTTTTAAAGCCCCAATATTCCGATCAAGTGGCATTGGGCTACTTCAGGTCGTTCAAGGACAACGCTTATGACTTTAACCTAGAAGTGTATTACAAAGATTTGAACGATGTTACGGATTTTGTGGATGGGGCAGACCTGTTGTTCACGGAAACCATTGAAACTGAAACGGTCCAAGGAGAAGGCAGGGCCTATGGGATGGAATTTCAGCTTAACAAGAACAAGGGCAATCTTACGGGATGGTTAAGCTACACTTTGGCTCGCTCAGAATCAAGGATTTTGGGGATAAACAGAAATGAGTGGTATCCTACAAATAGCGACCAGACCCATGAAATAAACCTCGTAGGTCTTTATAGATGGAATGAGCGGTGGGATCTTAGTGCCAATTTTGTTTTTGGTTCAGGGAGGCCCGTGACCTATCCATCGGGACGCTATGAACAAAACGGGCTTGTGGTGGCCGATTATAGCGACAGGAACGGCAATAGGCTTCCCACCTATCATAGACTGGATGTTGGGGCAACCCTAAACCCTAAAAAGGGCAAAAAAGGAAAATGGATTTTTAGCATTGCCAATTTATACAACCGCCTTAACGCTTCGTCTATTTTTTTCAGGGAAGTTGGGGAAGTAAATGGTGTTGAGACAGCCACAGGACAGACCGAAGCCATAAAACTTTCCTTTTTTGGTATTGTACCAAGTGTCACCTATCAATTTAAATTTTAATTGCGATGAGAAGAAAAAATAGTATAAAGTGGGGCTCAGTGATTTTTGGAATCCTATGGGTGCCGATCGCTTGCGAAACCGATGTCACCAATGACCTGAACATTGCCGATTCCGAACCCAGGTTGGTGCTTCAGGGAGGAATTGAACGAAATCTGGTAAATCCGCTGCCCAAACAACAGGTAAGATTGACCACTACGGCAAATTTTCTCGATGATGTGGCTCAACCCATTGTTGAGGATGCCGTAGTGACCATCTTTGATGGTGTCCAGGATTATCCATGCCGCTATGCGGGAAACGGTGTTTATGAAACGGATGCTTTGGTGCCCTCGGTGAACACGGAGTATACCATAACCATAAATTGGGAGGGTGACACCTATGTGGCCACAGACAATTTAAATCCGGTGCCCCGGTTCAACGACCTCTATTTTATCTTTGAGGAAGAGACGTTGTTCTCGGACGAGGGCTACTTTTTGCAGATCGATACACAAGACCCTCCCGGGATACCCAATTTTTACTACTACAGGGTAGCGCGAAATGGAGAATTTATTATAGTGCCCGATCCGGGAAATTCCACTGTACTGGTCGTTTCGGACGAGTTTTTTGATGGCCGGTTCCGTACAGGGGTAAATCCGAACGATGAAGTGAGCTTTGAGGTAGGAGATGTTGCCATTGCCCAGCAATTGGCCATTTCGGAAGTGTATCATGATTATCTTTTCCTACTTTTTGAACAGACCGGAAATGCTGGACTTTCCTTCGTGGGAAACCCTCCTCCGGCCTCTATTCGAGGCAATATCATTAACTTGACGGACAATACAAAACGGGCCCTGGGATTTTTCTATGCAGCGGAGGTAGAGGAAGGCTCATTGGTGATTACGGAGTAATTGCGAAAAAAGGATGCAGGAAACAAAATTACGATTTAATAGGCTTTACCTCTATTCATTGTTATGCCTCTTCTCCATTGCGCTTATCGCAATTGTTAAGGTGATGATAGGGGATAGTGTCAAGGAGGTTTTACTGCAGACCATCATATTGTTTCCTTTGATGTTCAGCTACATCTATTTGGTCTATACATTGCGTAAAGCGGCGTTTAGGTCAAAGACATATCAAATGATATCGGATGGTAACCGGTTTGTCAAGGTTTCGTTTTTCGGTGTTTTTGTTTTGGTCAAGGCATTGTTGACAAGTATCCTGTTAAGGTGGGTGGTACTTGTATTATTCGATGATGACGGAAGTGACACGTTTGACCTTGGATTTTTGGCCATTTTTGCGGCTTCCTTAATGACCATTGTATTCGTTTATACCTTGGAGTCGTTCCTGGAGGGTGAGATGGATAAGGTAGCCCTCAAGGAAAGGATGCAGAAATACGAACACGATCGATCATTGTCAAAGTATTTAACATTGAAGAAACAAGTGAACCCTCATTTTCTCTTCAATAGTTTTAACAGTCTGGCCGGGTTGATATCTTCGGACAGAAAGAACGCGGAGAACTTCTTACAGGAACTATCATCTATTTACCGATATACCCTAAAACACGAGGACGAAGTTGTCGTAAAGTTGGAAGATGAAGTTAAATTGATACGCTCCTATATGAGATTACAGGATTTCAGACATAAGGGGGCCATAGAACTTACCATGGAAATTGACCCGCATATGGCGAAATGGTTGCTACCGCCAATGACCTTGGAACTCTTATTGGAGAACGCATTAAAGCATAATGAATTCGAAAAAGGCAATCCTTTGCACATATCCGTAAGGACCTATGACAAATATGTCGTGGTATCCAAT
The sequence above is a segment of the Muricauda sp. SCSIO 64092 genome. Coding sequences within it:
- a CDS encoding DUF6653 family protein, which produces MKNKKNMQWEEKLSKAFGLNESKWVNHANPWSVYTRFFIPVLLVLVIWSRVWLGIFCLIPIGVVIVWNFINPLIFPHPKSTKNWASKCTFGERIWIKRKEYAIPKRHVKFPNWLMVFSAFSLPFLVHGLYHLDIWTTIAGLLIMAAGKAWFLDRMVWLYEDMKEGSEEFAKWEYPQQT
- a CDS encoding universal stress protein encodes the protein MKVLVPFDFSEESTNALRLGKELAGKLGVDLKVFHSLGMPNFLYSVSEKMDSLKESLLTVAELELNKVLNELFDNPKNIEVEICEGSTSSRILKNTYDKDVFLTILGRKDQVIPNKVGSTTRDVIRYANGSVISIKEKLAVKSIKNILVVTDFSSTPINAMYAVKKIQKINNAQLKLLNVNTMEDWSSTKEVIVKMKEFCKIHSLTNVDLQVINDNTFEQGVLNELKANSYNLMAIRIVRPESNINLPEERVGIERLMDNTNVPIMTYAHHSPY
- a CDS encoding TonB-dependent receptor, giving the protein MKGICLAVLLTLCQSIHAQKEYTLSGFVKDAGSGEALYGVDVIVGPSNGTTTNEYGFYSITVPVGTYTLSIGYLGFTTITTEINLDQDIKRDFELTEQTNELDEVVVTLKSLKRTADVQSTEMSVVALKAQTIQKLPAILGEPDVLKSIQLLPGVSSVNEAANGFNVRGGSADQNLVLLDEGIIYNASHLFGFFSVFNTNAVSDVKLYKGGIPSLYGGRLSSVLDIKQREGNSKEFKGLAGIGLISGNVLVEGPINKKGRDKGKGSYMVAGRRSWLDLFTFLSSEFNDTKLFFYDLNLKANYSLNENNRLYLSGYFGRDNFEIDELLGTIWGNASGTLRWTSLFNEKLFFQTSAVYSSYDYNLDNLRSGSEFRWQSNITNFNLKPRLTWYINGNNTLRLGGEGTYYNFKPGEISPLNDSPINPETFREKFALESGAYLDFEQKLSEKISLRYGVRWSNFQRLGREEINQYANGAPLTYNPTFDQYERNQVIGKEVFGSGDVIESYNGLEPRFSARYLINDGNSLKLSYNRMYQYLHLISNTTSATPLDVWAPSGPFLKPQYSDQVALGYFRSFKDNAYDFNLEVYYKDLNDVTDFVDGADLLFTETIETETVQGEGRAYGMEFQLNKNKGNLTGWLSYTLARSESRILGINRNEWYPTNSDQTHEINLVGLYRWNERWDLSANFVFGSGRPVTYPSGRYEQNGLVVADYSDRNGNRLPTYHRLDVGATLNPKKGKKGKWIFSIANLYNRLNASSIFFREVGEVNGVETATGQTEAIKLSFFGIVPSVTYQFKF
- a CDS encoding DUF4249 domain-containing protein; the encoded protein is MRRKNSIKWGSVIFGILWVPIACETDVTNDLNIADSEPRLVLQGGIERNLVNPLPKQQVRLTTTANFLDDVAQPIVEDAVVTIFDGVQDYPCRYAGNGVYETDALVPSVNTEYTITINWEGDTYVATDNLNPVPRFNDLYFIFEEETLFSDEGYFLQIDTQDPPGIPNFYYYRVARNGEFIIVPDPGNSTVLVVSDEFFDGRFRTGVNPNDEVSFEVGDVAIAQQLAISEVYHDYLFLLFEQTGNAGLSFVGNPPPASIRGNIINLTDNTKRALGFFYAAEVEEGSLVITE
- a CDS encoding sensor histidine kinase codes for the protein MQETKLRFNRLYLYSLLCLFSIALIAIVKVMIGDSVKEVLLQTIILFPLMFSYIYLVYTLRKAAFRSKTYQMISDGNRFVKVSFFGVFVLVKALLTSILLRWVVLVLFDDDGSDTFDLGFLAIFAASLMTIVFVYTLESFLEGEMDKVALKERMQKYEHDRSLSKYLTLKKQVNPHFLFNSFNSLAGLISSDRKNAENFLQELSSIYRYTLKHEDEVVVKLEDEVKLIRSYMRLQDFRHKGAIELTMEIDPHMAKWLLPPMTLELLLENALKHNEFEKGNPLHISVRTYDKYVVVSNDYRPKAQVFSKDSLGLGIRNLKSQYDFISNVKPTFQVIDRRYMAKIPLIQPEFD